One window from the genome of Dyella sp. A6 encodes:
- a CDS encoding DJ-1/PfpI family protein gives MRDTVYMLVFDGFADWQAALALCEIRRPGDWRVCTVGLTLAPVMSMGGLAVQPALALAGLDVDRAAMLIVPGGHLWQRGEGEPVVAVLRRLHAAGAVVAGIDSGVLALARASLLDHCRHTGNWPGHIAGRAPSYAGADQYDADVLAVSDGGTITASHLGSVEFAREVIRTLDLYSPAEREDWYRLFKHAQPPWMAGAAAAA, from the coding sequence ATGCGCGACACGGTTTACATGCTGGTATTCGACGGCTTCGCCGACTGGCAGGCGGCGCTGGCACTGTGCGAGATCCGCCGTCCGGGCGACTGGCGGGTGTGCACGGTAGGCCTGACCCTGGCGCCTGTGATGTCGATGGGCGGCCTTGCGGTACAGCCCGCACTGGCGCTGGCCGGGCTCGATGTCGACCGCGCCGCGATGCTGATCGTGCCGGGCGGACATCTGTGGCAACGCGGCGAAGGCGAGCCGGTGGTGGCGGTACTGCGCCGCCTGCATGCAGCCGGTGCGGTGGTGGCGGGCATCGACAGCGGCGTGCTGGCGCTGGCACGGGCCAGCCTGCTCGATCATTGCCGGCATACCGGCAACTGGCCGGGCCACATTGCCGGCAGGGCGCCCAGCTACGCCGGTGCGGACCAGTACGACGCGGACGTGCTGGCGGTTAGCGACGGCGGCACCATCACCGCCAGTCATCTCGGCAGCGTGGAATTCGCGCGCGAGGTGATCCGTACGCTCGACCTGTACAGCCCGGCCGAGCGCGAGGACTGGTATCGCCTGTTCAAGCATGCCCAGCCACCGTGGATGGCTGGCGCAGCGGCGGCGGCCTGA
- a CDS encoding class 1 fructose-bisphosphatase: MKPISLIQFLIEERRAGHMNPELSLLIEVVARACKRISVAIGKGALGGVLGEAGSDNVQGEAQKKLDVISNEILLEANAWGGHLAACASEEMEDPQPIPDMYPKGQHLLLFDPLDGSSNIDVNISVGTIFSVLRCPDDVTEPRVEHFLQPGTTQLAAGYVVYGPSTVLVLTFGHGTHEFTLDREVGSFVLSRRDIRIPEATAEFAINMSNQRHWEAPMQRYVGEMLAGKDGPRGKDFNMRWVASMVADVHRILTRGGVFFYPMDAKIAAKGGTGKLRLMYEANPMAFIVEQAGGAATTGRSRILEVQPTALHQRVPVFLGSKQEIELATRYHVDADQAQG; this comes from the coding sequence ATGAAGCCGATCTCGCTGATCCAGTTCCTGATCGAGGAACGCCGCGCCGGTCATATGAACCCCGAGCTTTCCCTGCTGATCGAGGTGGTGGCGCGCGCCTGCAAGCGCATTTCGGTGGCGATCGGCAAGGGTGCGCTGGGTGGCGTGCTGGGCGAGGCCGGCAGCGACAACGTGCAGGGCGAGGCACAGAAGAAGCTCGACGTGATCTCCAACGAGATCCTGCTGGAGGCAAATGCCTGGGGCGGCCATCTCGCCGCCTGCGCGTCGGAGGAAATGGAAGACCCGCAGCCGATCCCGGACATGTATCCGAAGGGCCAGCACCTGCTGCTGTTTGATCCGCTGGACGGCAGCTCCAACATCGATGTGAACATCTCGGTGGGCACCATTTTCTCGGTGCTGCGCTGCCCCGACGACGTGACCGAACCGCGCGTCGAGCACTTCCTGCAGCCGGGCACCACCCAGCTTGCCGCCGGTTATGTGGTGTATGGCCCGTCCACCGTGCTGGTGCTGACCTTCGGCCACGGCACCCACGAATTTACGCTGGACCGCGAAGTGGGCAGCTTCGTGCTGAGCCGGCGCGACATACGCATCCCCGAGGCCACCGCCGAGTTCGCCATCAACATGTCGAACCAGCGCCACTGGGAAGCGCCGATGCAGCGCTATGTCGGCGAAATGCTGGCCGGCAAGGACGGCCCGCGCGGCAAGGACTTCAACATGCGCTGGGTGGCCTCGATGGTGGCCGACGTGCACCGCATCCTCACCCGCGGCGGCGTGTTCTTCTACCCGATGGACGCCAAGATCGCGGCCAAGGGCGGTACCGGCAAACTGCGCCTGATGTACGAGGCCAACCCGATGGCCTTCATCGTGGAACAGGCCGGCGGCGCGGCCACCACCGGCCGCTCGCGCATCCTCGAGGTACAGCCCACCGCGCTGCATCAGCGTGTGCCGGTGTTCCTCGGCTCGAAGCAGGAAATCGAACTGGCCACGCGCTACCACGTCGATGCCGACCAGGCCCAGGGCTGA
- a CDS encoding 2OG-Fe(II) oxygenase has protein sequence MNTVTQLAPEWRDWIRDNLTRGCATQSLVEDMVRNHFDPVFAAASVQDMLAGMRQPAPAHDAVAAVQRDAYAYEAPRLAAGNRIHAADRVVDVAMRLERPMVAVLENLLDDGECDELIRRAAAKLRRSTIVDPVTGKHETIADRSSEGTFFPINADDFIARLDARIAALMNLPVENGEGLQVLHYGPGGEYKPHYDYFPPNDPGSVAQMTLGGQRVSTLVMYLNEVDEGGATVFPELGLSVVPKKGAAVYFEYANSHGQLDHRTLHAGAPVLRGEKWIVTKWMRQRRYGMA, from the coding sequence ATGAACACCGTCACACAGCTTGCGCCGGAATGGCGCGATTGGATCCGCGACAACCTGACGCGTGGCTGCGCCACGCAGTCGCTGGTCGAGGACATGGTGCGCAACCATTTCGATCCGGTCTTCGCCGCGGCCAGCGTGCAGGACATGCTGGCCGGCATGCGCCAGCCGGCACCCGCACACGATGCCGTCGCGGCCGTGCAGCGGGATGCCTATGCCTACGAGGCACCGCGGCTGGCGGCGGGCAACCGCATCCACGCGGCCGACCGCGTGGTGGACGTGGCGATGCGGCTGGAACGGCCGATGGTCGCGGTGCTGGAGAACCTGCTCGACGACGGCGAGTGCGACGAGCTGATCCGGCGCGCCGCCGCCAAGCTCCGTCGCTCCACCATCGTCGACCCGGTCACCGGCAAGCACGAAACCATTGCCGACCGCAGCAGCGAGGGCACCTTCTTCCCGATCAATGCCGACGATTTCATCGCCCGGCTGGATGCGCGTATCGCCGCCCTGATGAACCTGCCGGTGGAAAACGGCGAGGGTCTGCAGGTGCTGCACTATGGCCCGGGCGGCGAATACAAGCCGCACTACGACTACTTTCCGCCGAACGATCCGGGCAGCGTCGCGCAGATGACGCTGGGCGGCCAGCGCGTGTCGACCCTGGTGATGTATCTCAACGAGGTGGACGAGGGCGGCGCCACGGTGTTTCCGGAACTGGGCCTGTCGGTGGTGCCGAAGAAGGGCGCAGCGGTCTATTTCGAGTACGCCAACAGCCACGGCCAGCTCGACCACCGCACCCTGCATGCAGGCGCGCCGGTGCTGCGCGGCGAGAAGTGGATCGTCACCAAGTGGATGCGGCAGCGCCGCTACGGCATGGCGTGA
- a CDS encoding M3 family metallopeptidase, with translation MSQANPLLADDTLPAFSHIRPEQVEPAIDTLLADYRAGIDALTAPDAARDFDHVMLTQERLEQRLARAWAPVSHLHSVADSEALRKVYGPAEEKLTDHAIELGQNRDLYAAVQALADAADFDRLPRARRALVEHALRDFKLSGVALEEPARSRFREIGVALSKLSTEFSNAVLDATDAWHQHITDERDLAGIPESGRAVLRQYAKEQDLEGYLVTLKQPSVQAVLTYADDRKLRERVYWAYQTRASDQGPDAGKYDNSARIEQIMALRHEAAQLLGFANAAEESLATKMAGSPDEVLGFLRDLAARARPVARRELATLREFAQQELKLDNLESWDVGYASEKLRQRQYALDEEQLKPYFPLPAVIDGLWAITQRLYGITLAPREDVDVWHPDVRYYDVKDADGRVFAGAYVDLYARSGKRGGAWMDVCRARFDDGDARQLPVAFLTCNFAPPTDGRPALLTHDDVLTLFHEFGHGLHHLLTEIALPSIGGIDGVEWDAVELPSQFMENFGWNREALDLFARHWQTGEKLPDELFQRMLAARHFHAGLFLVRQLEFALFDFLLHLGYDPASGARPMEVLEAVRNEVAVLHPPAWQRFPHAFSHIFAGGYAAGYYSYLWAELLSADAFGAFEEAARVRGSVIDHPTGERFRREFLSVGASRPALESFVAFRGRRPEPEALLRSHGLAG, from the coding sequence ATGAGCCAAGCAAACCCTCTGCTCGCCGACGACACCCTGCCGGCGTTCTCGCACATCCGCCCGGAACAGGTCGAACCGGCGATCGATACCCTCCTGGCCGATTACCGTGCCGGCATCGATGCATTGACCGCCCCGGATGCAGCGCGCGATTTCGACCACGTGATGCTGACCCAGGAGCGTCTGGAGCAGCGCCTGGCGCGCGCCTGGGCGCCGGTGTCGCACCTGCATTCGGTCGCCGACAGCGAAGCCCTGCGCAAGGTCTACGGTCCGGCCGAGGAAAAGCTCACCGACCATGCCATCGAGCTGGGCCAGAACCGCGACCTCTACGCGGCGGTGCAGGCGCTGGCCGATGCCGCGGACTTCGACCGCCTGCCGCGCGCCCGGCGGGCACTGGTCGAACATGCGCTGCGTGACTTCAAGCTTTCCGGCGTGGCGCTGGAAGAACCGGCCCGTTCGCGTTTCCGCGAGATCGGCGTGGCGCTTTCCAAGCTTTCCACCGAGTTCTCCAACGCGGTGCTCGATGCCACCGACGCCTGGCACCAACACATCACCGACGAGCGCGACCTTGCCGGCATTCCCGAATCCGGCCGCGCCGTGCTGCGCCAGTATGCGAAGGAACAGGACCTGGAGGGTTACCTGGTCACCCTGAAGCAGCCCAGCGTGCAGGCAGTGCTGACCTATGCCGACGACCGTAAACTGCGCGAGCGCGTGTACTGGGCCTACCAGACCCGCGCTTCCGACCAGGGACCGGATGCCGGCAAGTACGACAACTCCGCGCGCATCGAGCAGATCATGGCGCTGCGCCACGAAGCCGCCCAGCTGCTCGGCTTCGCCAATGCGGCCGAGGAATCGCTGGCAACCAAGATGGCCGGCTCGCCCGACGAGGTGCTGGGTTTCCTGCGCGACCTCGCTGCCCGTGCGCGTCCGGTGGCGCGCCGCGAACTGGCCACGCTGCGCGAGTTCGCACAGCAGGAGCTGAAGCTCGACAACCTGGAATCGTGGGACGTCGGCTACGCCTCGGAAAAACTGCGTCAGCGCCAATACGCGCTCGACGAGGAACAGCTCAAGCCCTATTTCCCGCTGCCGGCGGTGATCGACGGGCTGTGGGCGATCACCCAGCGGCTCTACGGCATCACCCTCGCTCCGCGCGAGGATGTCGACGTGTGGCATCCGGACGTGCGCTATTACGACGTGAAGGATGCCGACGGCCGCGTGTTCGCCGGTGCCTATGTCGACCTGTATGCACGCAGCGGCAAGCGCGGCGGCGCCTGGATGGACGTGTGCCGCGCGCGCTTCGACGACGGCGATGCCCGGCAGCTGCCGGTGGCCTTCCTCACCTGCAACTTCGCGCCGCCCACCGACGGCAGGCCCGCCCTGCTCACCCATGACGACGTGCTGACCCTGTTCCACGAATTCGGTCACGGCCTGCACCACCTGCTCACCGAGATCGCCTTGCCGTCGATCGGCGGCATCGACGGCGTGGAGTGGGACGCGGTGGAACTGCCCAGCCAGTTCATGGAGAACTTCGGCTGGAACCGCGAGGCGCTGGACCTGTTCGCGCGGCACTGGCAGACCGGCGAAAAGCTGCCCGACGAACTGTTCCAGCGCATGCTGGCCGCCCGGCATTTCCATGCCGGTCTGTTCCTGGTACGCCAGCTCGAGTTCGCCTTGTTCGACTTCCTGCTGCACCTGGGCTACGACCCTGCCAGCGGCGCGCGTCCGATGGAGGTGCTCGAAGCCGTGCGCAACGAAGTGGCGGTGCTGCATCCGCCGGCCTGGCAGCGTTTCCCGCATGCCTTCAGCCACATCTTCGCGGGCGGCTACGCGGCGGGTTACTACAGCTATCTGTGGGCGGAGCTGCTCAGCGCCGATGCCTTCGGCGCATTCGAGGAAGCGGCGCGGGTGCGCGGCAGCGTGATCGACCACCCCACCGGCGAGCGCTTCCGCCGCGAATTCCTCTCGGTGGGCGCCAGCCGTCCGGCGCTGGAGAGCTTCGTGGCTTTCCGCGGTCGCCGGCCCGAGCCGGAAGCCTTGCTGCGCAGTCACGGCCTGGCCGGCTGA
- a CDS encoding patatin-like phospholipase family protein, with product MFPAHFAGMIARTPMFAHLDDAQRDALTQHLCWLCLPGGQSLFRPGEPSDALYLLCSGSLGVFDGPTVRVHQVVAGECVGELGLLSRRPHRYTLRALRDSELLRLDRAAFESLLEHHPGPMLGVARHAVERLLYPDRRNVATDRPRTFAILPVDADTPARPLAARLVQALAPYGSCALIDAATAAGHGVDWFAEREAAMRFVIYLDDRGDPAWRQRCLRQADVLLLPARAECSAHPWPEATPGHPSRARHRPRHLLLLHPGQHVTAGAARRWLAQFSGELQHHHICNDDDVARMARLVSGHGRGLVLSGGGARGLAHLGAVRALREAGYRFDAVGGTSIGAIVGAGVALHWDTETMMDRYHEAFVRGRPVSDWTLPLVALTRGGRASAILRRAFGEIDIEDMRHPFFCVSTNLTREGRAVHRRGPLWQWLRASSAIPGILPPVLHHGDVYVDGALVDNLPTDVMADDGIAHITAVSIRADVRMRTRLDASTTPPWWNLLAHRHDERDWPWLVPTLTRAAMINSEEISAGCHALADLLITPLLEHTGLLDWKDWSHAVDAGYREAQRVLAGTR from the coding sequence ATGTTTCCCGCGCATTTCGCCGGAATGATCGCCCGCACGCCGATGTTTGCGCATCTGGACGACGCGCAGCGCGACGCGCTGACACAGCACCTGTGCTGGTTATGCCTGCCCGGCGGACAGTCGCTGTTCCGTCCCGGCGAGCCGTCGGATGCGCTGTACCTGCTTTGCAGCGGCAGCCTCGGCGTGTTCGACGGCCCTACCGTGCGGGTGCATCAGGTGGTGGCCGGCGAGTGCGTAGGCGAACTGGGCCTGCTCAGCCGGCGGCCGCACCGCTACACGCTGCGCGCCCTACGCGACTCGGAACTGCTGCGGCTGGACCGCGCCGCCTTCGAAAGCCTGCTCGAACATCACCCCGGCCCGATGCTCGGGGTAGCGCGGCACGCGGTCGAGCGTCTGCTGTATCCCGATCGCCGCAACGTGGCGACCGACCGGCCGCGCACGTTCGCCATCCTGCCGGTGGATGCGGATACGCCGGCACGCCCGCTGGCGGCCAGGCTGGTACAGGCGCTCGCGCCCTACGGCTCATGCGCGCTGATCGACGCGGCCACCGCCGCCGGCCACGGTGTCGACTGGTTCGCCGAACGCGAAGCCGCCATGCGCTTCGTCATTTACCTGGACGACCGCGGCGATCCGGCCTGGCGGCAACGCTGCCTGCGCCAGGCCGATGTGCTGCTGTTGCCGGCCCGCGCCGAATGCAGCGCGCACCCCTGGCCCGAGGCGACACCAGGTCATCCGTCGCGGGCCCGGCATCGCCCGCGTCACCTGCTCCTGCTGCACCCCGGCCAGCATGTGACGGCAGGGGCGGCACGCCGCTGGCTCGCGCAGTTCAGCGGCGAGCTGCAGCACCACCACATCTGCAACGACGACGACGTCGCGCGCATGGCCAGACTGGTCAGCGGACACGGCCGCGGCCTGGTGCTTTCCGGCGGCGGCGCACGCGGCCTCGCCCACCTGGGTGCGGTGCGGGCGCTGCGCGAAGCCGGTTACCGCTTCGATGCGGTCGGCGGCACCAGCATCGGCGCGATCGTCGGCGCCGGCGTGGCACTGCACTGGGACACCGAAACCATGATGGACCGCTACCACGAGGCGTTCGTGCGTGGCCGGCCGGTGTCCGACTGGACCCTGCCGCTGGTGGCGCTGACCCGGGGCGGGCGCGCGTCGGCGATCCTGCGGCGCGCCTTCGGCGAGATCGACATCGAAGACATGCGGCATCCGTTCTTCTGCGTCTCCACAAACCTCACCCGCGAAGGACGCGCGGTGCACCGGCGCGGACCGCTGTGGCAATGGCTGCGCGCATCCAGCGCGATACCCGGCATCTTGCCGCCGGTGCTTCACCACGGCGACGTCTATGTGGACGGCGCCCTGGTCGACAACCTGCCCACCGACGTGATGGCCGACGACGGCATCGCGCACATCACCGCGGTCAGCATCCGCGCCGACGTGCGCATGCGCACACGCCTGGATGCCAGCACCACGCCACCATGGTGGAACCTGCTGGCACACCGGCACGACGAGCGCGACTGGCCCTGGCTGGTACCCACGCTGACCCGCGCGGCGATGATCAACAGCGAGGAGATCAGCGCCGGCTGCCATGCCCTTGCCGACCTGTTGATCACGCCGCTGCTCGAGCACACCGGCCTGCTCGACTGGAAGGACTGGAGCCACGCGGTGGACGCGGGTTACCGCGAAGCGCAGCGGGTACTCGCCGGCACCCGCTGA
- a CDS encoding gamma carbonic anhydrase family protein, which produces MHTLRSYKGIAPTLGQRVYVDPAASVIGDVVLGDDVSIWPGAVLRGDVNHIRVGAKTNIQDGAIVHVAHAGPYGPGFPCLIGEGVTVGHAAVVHACSIGDYALIGMHATVLDGAVIGDYGFVGAGAVIPPGKVVGERELWLGNPAKCVRLLSDVQVEQLRYSADHYVRVKDEYLGAG; this is translated from the coding sequence ATGCATACCTTACGCAGTTACAAGGGCATCGCGCCCACCCTCGGCCAGCGCGTCTATGTCGATCCCGCCGCCAGCGTGATCGGGGACGTGGTGCTGGGCGACGACGTATCGATCTGGCCCGGCGCCGTGCTGCGCGGCGACGTCAACCACATCCGCGTCGGCGCGAAGACCAATATCCAGGACGGTGCGATCGTCCACGTGGCCCATGCCGGTCCCTACGGTCCGGGCTTTCCCTGCCTGATCGGCGAGGGAGTCACCGTCGGCCATGCCGCCGTGGTACATGCCTGCAGCATCGGTGACTACGCCCTGATCGGCATGCATGCCACCGTGCTCGACGGCGCGGTGATCGGCGACTACGGCTTCGTCGGCGCCGGCGCGGTGATCCCGCCGGGCAAGGTCGTGGGCGAACGCGAGCTGTGGCTGGGCAACCCGGCGAAGTGCGTGCGCCTGCTCAGCGACGTCCAGGTCGAACAGCTGCGTTACTCCGCTGACCACTATGTGCGCGTGAAGGACGAATACCTCGGCGCCGGCTGA
- a CDS encoding peptide-N4-asparagine amidase, with protein MLRIGIFGRAVAVAGLACLVCSAFATGSGDSPVGSSNVTTADPAVPRPPGTPCVVQLFQNDTFNDFGTRPFSYTPPAGCGTHWSKVVLEGDFSVTAGRQFDRTASIWLGGVNLYFGTTEEPSSTVAPSWHVERDLTDYSALFRNAGQGQAILANLVNSTYTGVIHGSARLLFYPASIVAPAGQVPDAVYPLGSDPVGSTTALNTSSSQLAKTLTLPRNVERAYLDVFAQSQNADEFWYTCVPDQYANEVQECGGGNFREAEVSIDGQPAGVAPIYPWIYTGGIDPYLWRPVTGVQTLNFMPYRVDLTPFAGILSDGAPHTVAVSVAGAAHYFSATASLLVYLDPHATQVTGGVTRNTLVGQAPTPTIGDTLKTDKSGNVSGNITTKLSRHFVIEGYVDTSHGRVDTTVDQTVGFADTQGFTINGTTYRQVVNQLTSMDGSSTSRIGQFVTNRFREQLRYPLYLDYDQVVASDGSIGVTTTVSQGYRQHTIQQLAGITLYTASVDNTVKSADTLDFDANFNYTGHSGQASTQAFAFHDSLGSCYRASVASAGGVVTAYNSGRGCPDGINHVLWFTHPDGSPSFGRSLLDW; from the coding sequence ATGTTGCGTATAGGGATTTTCGGTCGAGCCGTGGCGGTTGCCGGGCTCGCATGCTTAGTCTGCAGTGCCTTCGCCACCGGCAGTGGGGACAGTCCGGTCGGTTCGTCCAACGTCACCACGGCCGATCCGGCCGTGCCGCGTCCACCAGGTACGCCCTGTGTGGTGCAGTTGTTCCAGAACGACACGTTCAACGATTTCGGCACCCGACCCTTCAGCTATACGCCTCCCGCAGGATGCGGCACGCACTGGTCCAAGGTGGTGCTGGAGGGCGATTTCTCGGTAACAGCCGGCCGCCAGTTCGACCGCACCGCATCGATCTGGCTGGGTGGCGTGAACCTGTATTTCGGCACCACCGAGGAGCCGTCCTCGACGGTGGCGCCAAGCTGGCACGTGGAACGTGACCTGACCGATTACAGCGCGTTGTTCCGCAATGCGGGCCAGGGCCAGGCGATCCTGGCGAACCTGGTCAACAGCACCTATACCGGTGTCATCCACGGCAGCGCCAGGCTGCTGTTCTATCCGGCCTCGATCGTGGCGCCGGCCGGCCAGGTGCCGGATGCGGTCTATCCATTGGGCAGCGACCCGGTGGGCAGCACCACCGCGCTCAACACCTCGAGCAGCCAGCTGGCCAAGACGCTGACCCTGCCGCGCAACGTCGAGCGGGCCTACCTGGACGTGTTCGCGCAAAGCCAGAACGCCGATGAGTTCTGGTACACCTGCGTGCCCGACCAGTACGCCAACGAAGTGCAGGAATGCGGCGGCGGCAATTTCCGCGAAGCCGAAGTCAGCATCGACGGCCAGCCAGCCGGGGTGGCGCCGATCTATCCGTGGATCTACACCGGCGGCATCGACCCCTACCTGTGGCGACCGGTGACCGGTGTGCAGACGCTGAACTTCATGCCCTACCGGGTCGACCTCACGCCGTTCGCCGGCATCCTGAGCGATGGCGCGCCGCATACCGTGGCGGTGAGCGTGGCCGGCGCGGCCCATTATTTCTCGGCCACCGCCAGCCTGCTGGTCTACCTCGACCCGCATGCGACGCAGGTCACCGGCGGCGTCACCCGCAATACGCTGGTCGGTCAGGCACCCACACCGACCATCGGCGATACCCTGAAAACCGACAAGAGCGGCAACGTCAGCGGCAACATCACCACCAAGCTCAGTCGCCACTTCGTGATCGAGGGTTATGTCGACACCTCGCACGGCCGCGTCGACACCACGGTGGACCAGACCGTCGGCTTCGCCGATACCCAGGGCTTCACCATCAACGGCACCACCTACCGTCAGGTGGTTAACCAGCTGACTTCGATGGATGGCAGCAGCACCAGCCGTATCGGCCAATTCGTCACCAACCGCTTCCGCGAGCAGCTGCGCTATCCGCTGTATCTGGATTATGACCAGGTGGTGGCCAGCGACGGCAGCATCGGCGTGACCACCACGGTCAGCCAGGGCTATCGCCAGCATACGATCCAGCAGTTGGCGGGAATCACGCTGTACACCGCCTCGGTGGACAACACGGTGAAAAGTGCCGATACGCTGGATTTCGATGCCAACTTCAATTACACCGGCCATTCCGGCCAGGCCAGCACCCAGGCGTTCGCGTTCCACGATTCGCTGGGCAGCTGCTACCGCGCCAGCGTCGCTTCGGCGGGCGGTGTGGTCACGGCCTACAACAGTGGCAGGGGTTGCCCCGACGGAATCAACCACGTGCTGTGGTTCACCCATCCGGACGGTTCGCCGAGCTTCGGCCGCAGCCTGCTGGACTGGTAA
- the aroE gene encoding shikimate dehydrogenase: MTQTSRYAVFGHPISHSKSPRIHQLFAEQFGIALSYGTIDAAPDAFADAVRRFFHDDGGHAANVTLPHKAAAFALADERSQAAVRAGSANVLTRLDDGRLAAHNTDGAGLVRDLTERHGVDLRDRDMLLLGAGGAARGVAWSFLDAGVASLTIVNRTAATADALADAIGEPARVRTRYWEDLGGIGSFDLIVNATSAGVLQQSLGLPMALVGARAVCYDMAYGTAAIPFLSWAEAAGAYRAYDGLGMLVETAADAFELWHGRRPETEPVYRALR; the protein is encoded by the coding sequence ATGACGCAAACCTCGCGCTACGCCGTTTTCGGTCACCCGATCAGTCACTCGAAGTCGCCGCGCATCCATCAGTTGTTCGCCGAACAGTTCGGTATCGCGCTGAGCTACGGCACCATCGACGCCGCCCCGGATGCGTTCGCCGATGCGGTGCGGCGGTTCTTCCACGACGACGGCGGACATGCGGCCAACGTCACCCTGCCGCACAAGGCCGCCGCCTTCGCACTGGCCGACGAACGCAGCCAGGCTGCCGTGCGTGCCGGCAGCGCCAATGTGCTGACCCGGCTGGACGACGGCCGCCTGGCCGCGCACAACACCGACGGTGCGGGACTGGTGCGCGACCTGACCGAGCGCCACGGCGTGGACCTGCGCGACCGCGACATGCTGTTGCTGGGCGCCGGTGGCGCGGCGCGCGGCGTGGCGTGGTCGTTCCTGGACGCGGGCGTGGCCTCGCTCACCATCGTCAACCGCACCGCGGCCACGGCCGACGCACTGGCCGACGCGATCGGCGAGCCGGCCCGGGTACGTACCCGCTACTGGGAAGACCTGGGCGGCATCGGCAGCTTCGACCTGATCGTCAATGCCACCTCGGCCGGTGTGCTGCAACAGTCGCTGGGCCTGCCGATGGCCTTGGTCGGTGCGCGTGCGGTCTGCTACGACATGGCCTATGGCACGGCCGCGATTCCGTTCCTAAGCTGGGCCGAGGCGGCGGGCGCGTACCGCGCCTACGACGGCCTGGGCATGCTGGTGGAGACGGCGGCCGATGCGTTCGAGCTGTGGCACGGCCGGCGCCCCGAAACCGAGCCGGTGTACCGGGCACTGCGCTGA
- a CDS encoding RimK family protein — MTRLVVVVEKASDWGSYYPSVDVVSAMDYLREPAGGGEERTHVINLCRSYRYLGAGYYVSLLAEARGHRVMPSVRTVNDLRRRSLYGLDIDDLNQKLTHFLPAGGRDTTDFGILVYFGETAYPALQDLARQVFEMFPCPLLRIEFERERVWQVASIRPVGLHTLDDAQEDAFATALDRFSRKLWRKPRTRRRYRYDVAMLVDPNEAMPPSNKKALKSFIAAGKELGIEVDPIGKNDYQRLAEYDGLFIRETTASDNHTYRFAHRAEKEGMVVMDDPTSILRCTNKIFLNDLMVARKLAVPRTEILYRDDSKGTRDVVERLGFPLVLKIPDGSFSRGVVKVENEAALMRSAGELFQHSALLLAQEFVYTEFDWRIGVLNREPLYACKYHMSRGHWQIYNHGAKGTAKSGGFETIPVRDAPSEVVKLALKATTAIGDGLYGVDLKQVNGKPVVIEVNDNPSIDAGVEDVYLGEDLYRRIMQEFLRRMEHKRLGISR, encoded by the coding sequence ATGACCCGTCTCGTCGTCGTTGTCGAGAAAGCTTCCGACTGGGGTTCCTACTATCCGTCCGTGGACGTGGTGAGCGCGATGGACTATCTGCGCGAACCGGCCGGTGGCGGCGAGGAGCGCACCCACGTCATCAACCTGTGCCGCAGCTACAGGTATCTGGGCGCGGGCTATTACGTGTCGCTGCTGGCGGAAGCGCGCGGCCACCGGGTGATGCCCTCGGTGCGCACGGTGAACGACCTGCGCCGCCGCTCGCTGTACGGCCTGGACATCGACGACCTCAACCAGAAGCTCACCCACTTCCTGCCCGCCGGCGGTCGCGACACCACCGACTTCGGCATCCTGGTCTATTTCGGCGAGACCGCCTATCCCGCGCTGCAGGACCTGGCGCGGCAGGTGTTCGAGATGTTCCCGTGCCCGCTGCTGCGCATCGAATTCGAGCGCGAGCGGGTGTGGCAGGTGGCTTCGATCCGGCCGGTGGGTCTGCACACGCTGGACGACGCGCAGGAAGACGCCTTCGCCACCGCGCTCGACCGTTTCTCGCGCAAGCTCTGGCGCAAACCGCGCACGCGCAGGCGCTACCGCTACGACGTGGCCATGCTGGTGGACCCCAACGAGGCGATGCCGCCGTCGAACAAGAAGGCGCTGAAGTCGTTCATCGCGGCGGGCAAGGAGCTGGGCATCGAGGTCGATCCGATCGGCAAGAACGACTACCAGCGGCTGGCCGAGTACGACGGCCTGTTCATCCGCGAAACCACCGCCAGCGACAACCACACCTACCGCTTCGCCCATCGCGCCGAGAAGGAAGGCATGGTGGTGATGGACGACCCCACCTCAATCCTGCGCTGCACGAACAAGATCTTCCTCAACGACCTGATGGTGGCGCGCAAGCTGGCGGTGCCGCGCACCGAGATCCTGTACCGGGACGACAGCAAGGGCACGCGGGACGTGGTCGAGCGGCTCGGCTTCCCGCTGGTGCTGAAGATTCCCGACGGCTCGTTCTCGCGCGGTGTGGTGAAGGTGGAGAACGAAGCGGCGCTGATGCGCTCGGCCGGCGAACTGTTCCAGCACAGCGCCCTGCTGCTGGCACAGGAGTTCGTCTACACCGAGTTCGACTGGCGCATCGGCGTGCTCAACCGCGAGCCGCTGTACGCCTGCAAGTACCACATGTCGCGCGGCCACTGGCAGATCTACAACCACGGCGCCAAGGGCACGGCCAAGTCGGGTGGCTTCGAGACCATCCCGGTGCGCGACGCGCCGTCCGAAGTGGTGAAGCTGGCGCTGAAGGCCACCACGGCGATCGGCGACGGGCTCTATGGCGTGGATCTGAAACAGGTCAACGGCAAGCCGGTGGTGATCGAGGTGAACGACAACCCGTCGATCGACGCCGGCGTGGAGGACGTCTACCTGGGCGAGGATCTCTACCGCCGCATCATGCAGGAGTTCCTGCGTCGGATGGAGCACAAGCGACTGGGCATCAGTCGCTGA